In Malus sylvestris chromosome 15, drMalSylv7.2, whole genome shotgun sequence, a single genomic region encodes these proteins:
- the LOC126605066 gene encoding inactive protein kinase SELMODRAFT_444075-like isoform X1: MKEKGDGKVVVVAVKALKEISSTVLVWALTHVVQPGDYVKLLAVIPSHSSKRIWDFARFTNDCTTSHRRSFSGTMLDDRDDIVDSCSQMVLQLRDVYDPEKIKVRVKIVSGTPCGVVASEAKKAQSNWVILDKNLKCEKKHCLEKLQCNVVIMKRSGPKVLRLNLVNSPKMEPEAPFCSLSESGSYPKLLKSQFEEWNMIRGPTVTPTSSFDRESPLTATDIGTSSISSSDAGTESCLNSEILGRLKQEYQHANDSDSEANHENRSSCHVSSYCRPWMTTDYLSSSGEFSRYVAEGSERHYNKALISTYGTLLDKLANLNRQPDVGVLNCRLDLNLSRSVREAISLSRHSPPNPPPLCSICLHKAPAFGNPPRWFTYAELELATGGFSEANFLAEGGYGSVHRGVLPHGQVVAVKQHKLASSQGDKEFCSEVEVLSCAQHRNVVMLIGFCVENGKRLLVYEYVCNGSLDSHLYGKDSRPLKWSARQRIAVGAARGLRYLHEECRVGCIVHRDMRPNNILLTHDFEPLVGDFGLARWQPDGDIGMQTRVLGRFGYLAPEYAQSGQITEKADVYSFGVVLVELVTGRKAMDINRPRGQQCLTEWARPLLEKKATFELLDPRLRNCYSKQQVCNMMQCASLCIRRDPRSRPRMSQVLRILEGDDIPENSPNHSCLKEAL, from the exons ATGAAAGAGAAGGGTGATGGGAAAGTTGTGGTGGTGGCTGTGAAAGCATTGAAGGAGATTTCAAGTACTGTTCTGGTGTGGGCTTTGACTCATGTTGTGCAGCCTGGTGATTATGTCAAGCTTTTGGCTGTCATTCCTTCTCACTCAA GTAAAAGGATATGGGATTTTGCAAGATTTACCAACGATTGCACGACAAGTCACCGGAGGTCTTTCTCAGGAACCATGTTAGATGACAGGGATGACATTGTGGACTCATGCTCTCAGATGGTGCTGCAACTCCGAGATGTCTATGATCCAGAGAAG ATAAAGGTCCGGGTAAAGATTGTTTCTGGCACACCGTGTGGTGTTGTGGCTTCCGAAGCAAAGAAAGCTCAATCAAACTGGGTTATATTGGACAA AAACTTGAAATGTGAAAAGAAACACTGTTTGGAGAAGCTGCAATGCAATGTCGTGATTATGAAACGATCTGGGCCAAAGGTTCTtcggttgaatttggttaattCTCCAAAGATGGAACCTGAAGCGCCCTTCTGTTCCTTGTCTGAATCAGGATCTTATCCAAAACTTCTGAAAAGCCAGTTTGAAGAGTGGAATATGATTAGAGGGCCGACTGTGACTCCAACTAGTAGTTTCGACCGCGAGTCACCTCTGACTGCTACGGATATTGGAACATCATCTATATCAAGCTCAGATGCAGGGACTGAATCATGCTTGAATTCTGAAATTTTGGGGAggttaaagcaagagtatcagCATGCGAATGATTCTGACAGTGAGGCAAACCATGAAAACCGGAGTTCTTGTCATGTGAGCTCATATTGCCGGCCATGGATGACAACAGATTACCTAAGTTCCAGTGGTGAATTTTCAAGATATGTGGCAGAAGGTTCAGAGAGACATTACAATAAGGCTTTGATTTCAACATATGGAACCTTGCTGGATAAGTTAGCCAACTTAAATCGACAACCTGATGTTGGAGTATTGAATTGTAGGCTTGATTTGAACTTAAGCAGAAGTGTACGTGAAGCAATCTCGCTATCCAGACACTCACCTCCCAACCCTCCTCCATTGTGTTCGATATGTCTGCACAAGGCACCTGCATTTGGAAATCCACCTAGGTGGTTCACTTACGCTGAGCTGGAACTTGCTACAGGTGGATTTTCAGAAGCAAATTTCTTGGCTGAAGGTGGATATGGCTCCGTACACAGAGGCGTCTTACCACATGGTCAGGTTGTTGCTGTCAAGCAACATAAATTGGCTAGTTCTCAAGGTGATAAGGAATTCTGCTCAGAAGTAGAGGTCTTAAGCTGCGCGCAGCATCGCAATGTTGTAATGTTGATTGGATTCTGTGTGGAGAATGGTAAAAGGTTGCTAGTTTACGAATATGTGTGCAATGGATCTTTGGATTCTCATCTATATG GGAAAGACAGTCGCCCGTTAAAATGGTCTGCACGACAAAGAATTGCAGTTGGAGCAGCTCGAGGGCTGAGATACCTTCATGAAGAGTGCAGAGTGGGTTGCATTGTCCACCGGGATATGAGGCCGAACAATATCCTTCTGACCCATGATTTTGAACCATTG GTAGGAGATTTTGGACTCGCACGGTGGCAACCAGATGGAGATATTGGGATGCAAACAAGAGTACTTGGAAGATTCGG TTACTTGGCTCCAGAATATGCTCAAAGTGGACAAATCACAGAAAAAGCTGATGTGTATTCGTTCGGAGTAGTATTAGTAGAGCTCGTTACAGGACGGAAAGCTATGGACATAAACCGCCCGAGAGGCCAGCAATGCCTCACTGAATGG GCACGCCCCTTGCTCGAAAAGAAGGCCACTTTCGAACTGTTAGACCCGCGGTTAAGGAACTGCTATTCGAAGCAACAGGTTTGCAACATGATGCAATGTGCTTCCTTGTGCATCAGGCGTGACCCTCGTTCGAGGCCCCGAATGTCTCAG GTGCTTCGGATTTTGGAAGGCGATGACATTCCGGAGAATTCGCCAAATCATTCTTGCTTGAAGGAGGCCTTATGA
- the LOC126605066 gene encoding inactive protein kinase SELMODRAFT_444075-like isoform X2 — protein sequence MKEKGDGKVVVVAVKALKEISSTVLVWALTHVVQPGDYVKLLAVIPSHSRTMLDDRDDIVDSCSQMVLQLRDVYDPEKIKVRVKIVSGTPCGVVASEAKKAQSNWVILDKNLKCEKKHCLEKLQCNVVIMKRSGPKVLRLNLVNSPKMEPEAPFCSLSESGSYPKLLKSQFEEWNMIRGPTVTPTSSFDRESPLTATDIGTSSISSSDAGTESCLNSEILGRLKQEYQHANDSDSEANHENRSSCHVSSYCRPWMTTDYLSSSGEFSRYVAEGSERHYNKALISTYGTLLDKLANLNRQPDVGVLNCRLDLNLSRSVREAISLSRHSPPNPPPLCSICLHKAPAFGNPPRWFTYAELELATGGFSEANFLAEGGYGSVHRGVLPHGQVVAVKQHKLASSQGDKEFCSEVEVLSCAQHRNVVMLIGFCVENGKRLLVYEYVCNGSLDSHLYGKDSRPLKWSARQRIAVGAARGLRYLHEECRVGCIVHRDMRPNNILLTHDFEPLVGDFGLARWQPDGDIGMQTRVLGRFGYLAPEYAQSGQITEKADVYSFGVVLVELVTGRKAMDINRPRGQQCLTEWARPLLEKKATFELLDPRLRNCYSKQQVCNMMQCASLCIRRDPRSRPRMSQVLRILEGDDIPENSPNHSCLKEAL from the exons ATGAAAGAGAAGGGTGATGGGAAAGTTGTGGTGGTGGCTGTGAAAGCATTGAAGGAGATTTCAAGTACTGTTCTGGTGTGGGCTTTGACTCATGTTGTGCAGCCTGGTGATTATGTCAAGCTTTTGGCTGTCATTCCTTCTCACTCAA GAACCATGTTAGATGACAGGGATGACATTGTGGACTCATGCTCTCAGATGGTGCTGCAACTCCGAGATGTCTATGATCCAGAGAAG ATAAAGGTCCGGGTAAAGATTGTTTCTGGCACACCGTGTGGTGTTGTGGCTTCCGAAGCAAAGAAAGCTCAATCAAACTGGGTTATATTGGACAA AAACTTGAAATGTGAAAAGAAACACTGTTTGGAGAAGCTGCAATGCAATGTCGTGATTATGAAACGATCTGGGCCAAAGGTTCTtcggttgaatttggttaattCTCCAAAGATGGAACCTGAAGCGCCCTTCTGTTCCTTGTCTGAATCAGGATCTTATCCAAAACTTCTGAAAAGCCAGTTTGAAGAGTGGAATATGATTAGAGGGCCGACTGTGACTCCAACTAGTAGTTTCGACCGCGAGTCACCTCTGACTGCTACGGATATTGGAACATCATCTATATCAAGCTCAGATGCAGGGACTGAATCATGCTTGAATTCTGAAATTTTGGGGAggttaaagcaagagtatcagCATGCGAATGATTCTGACAGTGAGGCAAACCATGAAAACCGGAGTTCTTGTCATGTGAGCTCATATTGCCGGCCATGGATGACAACAGATTACCTAAGTTCCAGTGGTGAATTTTCAAGATATGTGGCAGAAGGTTCAGAGAGACATTACAATAAGGCTTTGATTTCAACATATGGAACCTTGCTGGATAAGTTAGCCAACTTAAATCGACAACCTGATGTTGGAGTATTGAATTGTAGGCTTGATTTGAACTTAAGCAGAAGTGTACGTGAAGCAATCTCGCTATCCAGACACTCACCTCCCAACCCTCCTCCATTGTGTTCGATATGTCTGCACAAGGCACCTGCATTTGGAAATCCACCTAGGTGGTTCACTTACGCTGAGCTGGAACTTGCTACAGGTGGATTTTCAGAAGCAAATTTCTTGGCTGAAGGTGGATATGGCTCCGTACACAGAGGCGTCTTACCACATGGTCAGGTTGTTGCTGTCAAGCAACATAAATTGGCTAGTTCTCAAGGTGATAAGGAATTCTGCTCAGAAGTAGAGGTCTTAAGCTGCGCGCAGCATCGCAATGTTGTAATGTTGATTGGATTCTGTGTGGAGAATGGTAAAAGGTTGCTAGTTTACGAATATGTGTGCAATGGATCTTTGGATTCTCATCTATATG GGAAAGACAGTCGCCCGTTAAAATGGTCTGCACGACAAAGAATTGCAGTTGGAGCAGCTCGAGGGCTGAGATACCTTCATGAAGAGTGCAGAGTGGGTTGCATTGTCCACCGGGATATGAGGCCGAACAATATCCTTCTGACCCATGATTTTGAACCATTG GTAGGAGATTTTGGACTCGCACGGTGGCAACCAGATGGAGATATTGGGATGCAAACAAGAGTACTTGGAAGATTCGG TTACTTGGCTCCAGAATATGCTCAAAGTGGACAAATCACAGAAAAAGCTGATGTGTATTCGTTCGGAGTAGTATTAGTAGAGCTCGTTACAGGACGGAAAGCTATGGACATAAACCGCCCGAGAGGCCAGCAATGCCTCACTGAATGG GCACGCCCCTTGCTCGAAAAGAAGGCCACTTTCGAACTGTTAGACCCGCGGTTAAGGAACTGCTATTCGAAGCAACAGGTTTGCAACATGATGCAATGTGCTTCCTTGTGCATCAGGCGTGACCCTCGTTCGAGGCCCCGAATGTCTCAG GTGCTTCGGATTTTGGAAGGCGATGACATTCCGGAGAATTCGCCAAATCATTCTTGCTTGAAGGAGGCCTTATGA
- the LOC126602721 gene encoding uncharacterized protein LOC126602721 gives MPVIKLNICGDFVDKCHLPVTIVKLVPPPSRRPPHPHLYVLLAVSCILVALICILLLICSSRRPLPRLHVTDLLREFSKDSIRLVKRCHKPDRKEFSKVALRTAIGFVVMGFVGFFVKLIFIPINNIIVGSV, from the exons ATGCCTGTAATCAAGTTGAATATATGTGGAGATTTTGTAGACAAATGTCATCTTCCTGTTACTATAGTAAAATTAGT ACCTCCTCCCTCACGTCgtcctcctcatcctcatctcTACGTCCTGCTCGCCGTCAGCTGCATCCTGGTCGCCCTCATCTGCATCCTGCTCCTCATCTGTTCCTCTCGTCGTCCGCTCCCTCGTCTTCACGTAACAGATCTGCTCCGAGAGTTCTCCAAGGACAGCATTCGCCTCGTCAAGCGCTGCCACAAGCCCGATCGCAAAG AATTCTCCAAGGTCGCGCTCCGGACAGCGATCGGGTTCGTCGTGATGGGTTTCGTCGGGTTCTTCGTCAAGCTGATCTTCATCCCCATCAACAATATCATCGTTGGATCTGTTTAG
- the LOC126605068 gene encoding protein ALP1-like — translation MQFIYVFPGWEGSASDSRVLHDAISRPNGFKVPAGCYYLVDGGYTNGEGFLAPYRGIPYHLSEWEGRTPSNKEEYFNMKHSKARNVIERCFGLLKGRWSILRSPSFYPIRTQGRIITACCLLHNLIRQEMSVDPMENLPIIEDGQNTEEGEYVGSVQTSDQWTAMRNDMAQEMYNEWRAIRNQQPN, via the exons atgcagttcatatatgtgtttccggGGTGGGAGGGTTCCGCATCAGACTCTAGAGTGCTACATGATGCGATTAGTAGgcctaatggttttaaggtaccagcgg gttgttattaccttgtagatggtggttatacaaatggtgaaggattccttgcaccctatagaggaataccttatcatttatctgaatgggagggacgaacaccttctaataaggaagaatattttaacatgaagcattctaaggcaaggaatgtaattgaacgctgttttggcttgctaaaaggaaggtggtcgatactaaggagtccatctttctatccgataaggacacaaggtcgaataattaccgcttgttgcctactacacaatcttattaggcaagagatgtcagtagatccaatggagaatttgccaataatagaagatggacaaaatacagaagaaggtgaatatgttggtagtgTTCAAACATCGGACCAGTGGACTGCAATGAGGAATGATATGGCTCAGGAAATGTATAAtgagtggagagcaattaggaaccagcaaccgaactag
- the LOC126605071 gene encoding uncharacterized protein LOC126605071 yields MMLACEKSAYDEATKGKKDASGLYDKPFPHYHSLGEIYAKDRAMGANAGNADDDEEEVRLEDANVNQHEGEDESGNDFDTSFSVPNTQQQRNAESNTSNISRKRTRVADEMAKQFSIMAKAIADVGPKIDGLVHALSTDINLTEMQQKLDSELTKMEFLSPMDLFKVTNFLAKEHDLLRVFFNMSDERKSAYVTTLLQTWMHNDI; encoded by the exons ATGATGTTGGCTTGTGAGAAAAGTGCGTATGACGAGGCTACGAAG ggtaAAAAGGATGCAAGTGGATTGTACGATAAGCCTTTTCCGCACTACCACAGTTTGGGAGAGATTTATGCAAAAGATCGTGCTATGGGTGCAAATGCTGGTAACGCTGATGACGATGAAGAAGAAGTTAGACTTGAAGATGCCAATGTCAATCAACATGAAGGTGAGGATGAAAGTGGAAATGACTTTGATACTTCTTTCTCAGTACCAAATACCCAACAACAAAGGAATGCAGAAAGTAACACATCAAACATTAGTCGCAAAAGGACAAGAGTAGCGGATGAAATGGCCAAGCAATTCTCTATTATGGCTAAAGCTATAGCCGATGTGGGACCTAAGATTGATGGTCTAGTTCATGCACTGTCAACCGATATAAATCTGACCGAAATGCAACAAAAACTTGACAGTGAGTTGACCAAAATGGAGTTTTTGTCTCCCATGGATTTATTTAAAGTCACTAACTTCTTGGCCAAAGAACATGACCTTTTGAGGGTGTTTTTCAACATGTCTGATGAAAGGAAGAGTGCATATGTGACTACTTTGTTGCAGACTTGGATGCATAACGACATCTAA
- the LOC126605070 gene encoding probable acyl-[acyl-carrier-protein]--UDP-N-acetylglucosamine O-acyltransferase, mitochondrial isoform X1, translating to MRALVKVGGKRLSSALSSLSSPYIRRFCSSLNSGSVHPSSNVHPNAVLGQGVSIGPFCTVGSSAKIGNGCRLYPGSHIFGNTEVGERCVLLTGAIVGDDLPGRTVLGCDNVIGHHAVVGVKCQDLKYKSGDECFLDVGDNNDIREHTSIHRSSKSSDITAIGNNNLIMGSCHIAHDCKIGNNIIFANNTLLAGHVVVECYIVSCISNSSSTSNDYAHTAGAVVVHQFCHVGSFSFIGGGSVITQDVPKYMMVAGERAVLRGLNLEGLRRNGFTAAEIRSLRTAYQKIFMPADENSGDFEERLSHVELHAELAHIPAVRSMVQSIRDSFEGKRRGICKFRHWNGS from the exons ATGCGTGCGTTGGTGAAAGTTGGCGGCAAACGCTTAAGCTCTGCGCTGAGCAGCCTCAGCTCGCCGTATATCCGCCGCTTCTGCAGCAGCCTTAACTCCGGCTCCGTTCATCCCAGTTCAAACGTTCACCCCAATGCCGTTTTGGGTCAG GGTGTTTCAATTGGACCCTTTTGTACTGTTGGGTCGTCGGCGAAGATTGGCAATGGCTGCCGATTATACCCCGGAagccatatttttggaaataCAGAAGTTGGGGAGCGTTGTGTTTTGTTGAC TGGTGCCATTGTTGGTGATGATCTTCCAGGGCGTACCGTGCTCGGGTGTGATAATGTTATTGGACACCATGCCGTGGTTGGTGTCAAATGCCAAGATTTGAAGTACAAG TCAGGGGATGAATGTTTCCTTGATGTTGGGGACAACAACGATATCAGAGAGCATACTTCAATCCACCGATCTTCGAAGTCGAGTGATATAACA GCTATTGGGAATAACAATCTTATCATGGGATCTTGTCATATTGCCCACGATTGCAAGATCGGAAACAAcatcatttttgcaaataaTACATTGCTGGCAGGCCATGTTGTGGTGGAA TGTTACATCGTGTCTTGCATTTCAAACTCCTCTTCTACATCAAAT GATTATGCTCACACTGCAGGGGCTGTCGTCGTTCATCAATTCTGCCATGTTGGCTCTTTCTCATTTATTGGTGGTGGCTCTGTG ATCACACAGGATGTTCCAAAGTACATGATGGTTGCAGGAGAAAGAGCTGTGCTTCGTGGTTTAAACCTTGAAGGTCTACGGCGTAATGGATTCACAGCCGCAGAG ATCAGAAGCCTGAGAACAGCTTACCAAAAGATATTCATGCCTGCTGATGAAAATTCCGGGGATTTTGAAGAACGTCTTTCCCACGTG GAGCTGCATGCTGAATTGGCTCATATACCTGCAGTCCGTTCCATGGTGCAGTCTATCCGTGACTCTTTTGAAGGAAAGCGACGTGGAATATGTAAATTCAGACATTGGAATGGCTCTTAA
- the LOC126605070 gene encoding probable acyl-[acyl-carrier-protein]--UDP-N-acetylglucosamine O-acyltransferase, mitochondrial isoform X3, translating into MRALVKVGGKRLSSALSSLSSPYIRRFCSSLNSGSVHPSSNVHPNAVLGQGVSIGPFCTVGSSAKIGNGCRLYPGSHIFGNTEVGERCVLLTGAIVGDDLPGRTVLGCDNVIGHHAVVGVKCQDLKYKSGDECFLDVGDNNDIREHTSIHRSSKSSDITAIGNNNLIMGSCHIAHDCKIGNNIIFANNTLLAGHVVVECYIVSCISNSSSTSNDYAHTAGAVVVHQFCHVGSFSFIGGGSVITQDVPKYMMVAGERAVLRGLNLEGLRRNGFTAAEDLDQKPENSLPKDIHAC; encoded by the exons ATGCGTGCGTTGGTGAAAGTTGGCGGCAAACGCTTAAGCTCTGCGCTGAGCAGCCTCAGCTCGCCGTATATCCGCCGCTTCTGCAGCAGCCTTAACTCCGGCTCCGTTCATCCCAGTTCAAACGTTCACCCCAATGCCGTTTTGGGTCAG GGTGTTTCAATTGGACCCTTTTGTACTGTTGGGTCGTCGGCGAAGATTGGCAATGGCTGCCGATTATACCCCGGAagccatatttttggaaataCAGAAGTTGGGGAGCGTTGTGTTTTGTTGAC TGGTGCCATTGTTGGTGATGATCTTCCAGGGCGTACCGTGCTCGGGTGTGATAATGTTATTGGACACCATGCCGTGGTTGGTGTCAAATGCCAAGATTTGAAGTACAAG TCAGGGGATGAATGTTTCCTTGATGTTGGGGACAACAACGATATCAGAGAGCATACTTCAATCCACCGATCTTCGAAGTCGAGTGATATAACA GCTATTGGGAATAACAATCTTATCATGGGATCTTGTCATATTGCCCACGATTGCAAGATCGGAAACAAcatcatttttgcaaataaTACATTGCTGGCAGGCCATGTTGTGGTGGAA TGTTACATCGTGTCTTGCATTTCAAACTCCTCTTCTACATCAAAT GATTATGCTCACACTGCAGGGGCTGTCGTCGTTCATCAATTCTGCCATGTTGGCTCTTTCTCATTTATTGGTGGTGGCTCTGTG ATCACACAGGATGTTCCAAAGTACATGATGGTTGCAGGAGAAAGAGCTGTGCTTCGTGGTTTAAACCTTGAAGGTCTACGGCGTAATGGATTCACAGCCGCAGAG GATCTAGATCAGAAGCCTGAGAACAGCTTACCAAAAGATATTCATGCCTGCTGA
- the LOC126605070 gene encoding probable acyl-[acyl-carrier-protein]--UDP-N-acetylglucosamine O-acyltransferase, mitochondrial isoform X2 has protein sequence MRALVKVGGKRLSSALSSLSSPYIRRFCSSLNSGSVHPSSNVHPNAVLGQGVSIGPFCTVGSSAKIGNGCRLYPGSHIFGNTEVGERCVLLTGAIVGDDLPGRTVLGCDNVIGHHAVVGVKCQDLKYKSGDECFLDVGDNNDIREHTSIHRSSKSSDITAIGNNNLIMGSCHIAHDCKIGNNIIFANNTLLAGHVVVEDYAHTAGAVVVHQFCHVGSFSFIGGGSVITQDVPKYMMVAGERAVLRGLNLEGLRRNGFTAAEIRSLRTAYQKIFMPADENSGDFEERLSHVELHAELAHIPAVRSMVQSIRDSFEGKRRGICKFRHWNGS, from the exons ATGCGTGCGTTGGTGAAAGTTGGCGGCAAACGCTTAAGCTCTGCGCTGAGCAGCCTCAGCTCGCCGTATATCCGCCGCTTCTGCAGCAGCCTTAACTCCGGCTCCGTTCATCCCAGTTCAAACGTTCACCCCAATGCCGTTTTGGGTCAG GGTGTTTCAATTGGACCCTTTTGTACTGTTGGGTCGTCGGCGAAGATTGGCAATGGCTGCCGATTATACCCCGGAagccatatttttggaaataCAGAAGTTGGGGAGCGTTGTGTTTTGTTGAC TGGTGCCATTGTTGGTGATGATCTTCCAGGGCGTACCGTGCTCGGGTGTGATAATGTTATTGGACACCATGCCGTGGTTGGTGTCAAATGCCAAGATTTGAAGTACAAG TCAGGGGATGAATGTTTCCTTGATGTTGGGGACAACAACGATATCAGAGAGCATACTTCAATCCACCGATCTTCGAAGTCGAGTGATATAACA GCTATTGGGAATAACAATCTTATCATGGGATCTTGTCATATTGCCCACGATTGCAAGATCGGAAACAAcatcatttttgcaaataaTACATTGCTGGCAGGCCATGTTGTGGTGGAA GATTATGCTCACACTGCAGGGGCTGTCGTCGTTCATCAATTCTGCCATGTTGGCTCTTTCTCATTTATTGGTGGTGGCTCTGTG ATCACACAGGATGTTCCAAAGTACATGATGGTTGCAGGAGAAAGAGCTGTGCTTCGTGGTTTAAACCTTGAAGGTCTACGGCGTAATGGATTCACAGCCGCAGAG ATCAGAAGCCTGAGAACAGCTTACCAAAAGATATTCATGCCTGCTGATGAAAATTCCGGGGATTTTGAAGAACGTCTTTCCCACGTG GAGCTGCATGCTGAATTGGCTCATATACCTGCAGTCCGTTCCATGGTGCAGTCTATCCGTGACTCTTTTGAAGGAAAGCGACGTGGAATATGTAAATTCAGACATTGGAATGGCTCTTAA